The following are encoded together in the Bradyrhizobium algeriense genome:
- a CDS encoding SDR family NAD(P)-dependent oxidoreductase codes for MEESMTDRIALIAGVGGATGAALSRRFAQGGYRVAMIARNAERLAELEAQIPGAHGYPCDVANLNLLGEIVEQVRTELGAPHVLIHNAVAATFAKILDASVEDLERNFQVNTTSLFFLVQKLAPAMIDRGEGAIMVTGNTSSFRGIPLRPAFAPTKAAQRILAQSLAKDLGPKRVHVGYITIDSAIDAPWRRNTSPLPDWQDKPGDYFAHPDAIADEVYHIAHQHPSTWSFDHIIRPFAENWTLN; via the coding sequence ATGGAGGAAAGCATGACTGATCGGATTGCTCTTATCGCAGGTGTGGGCGGCGCCACCGGCGCCGCGCTCTCGCGGCGCTTCGCGCAGGGCGGGTATCGTGTGGCGATGATCGCCCGCAACGCCGAACGGCTCGCGGAGCTCGAGGCCCAGATACCTGGTGCGCACGGCTATCCTTGCGACGTAGCCAACCTTAACCTGCTCGGCGAAATTGTCGAGCAAGTGCGGACCGAGCTAGGGGCACCCCATGTGCTCATCCATAACGCCGTGGCGGCGACATTCGCCAAGATCCTCGATGCATCGGTCGAGGATCTCGAGCGAAATTTTCAGGTGAACACTACTTCCCTGTTCTTTCTGGTGCAGAAGCTCGCGCCGGCGATGATCGACCGCGGCGAGGGAGCCATCATGGTCACCGGAAACACGTCGTCGTTCCGGGGCATCCCGCTGCGCCCGGCCTTCGCGCCGACCAAGGCCGCCCAGCGCATCCTCGCCCAGTCCCTCGCAAAGGATTTGGGCCCGAAGCGCGTGCATGTTGGATACATCACCATCGATTCCGCGATCGACGCGCCGTGGAGGAGGAACACCTCGCCGCTCCCGGATTGGCAAGATAAGCCGGGCGACTATTTCGCGCATCCCGATGCGATTGCCGACGAGGTTTACCACATCGCGCATCAACACCCCTCAACCTGGTCGTTCGATCACATCATCCGGCCTTTCGCTGAGAACTGGACCCTGAACTGA
- a CDS encoding glutathione S-transferase N-terminal domain-containing protein → MKLIGTYLSPYARRVAAALISRGMPFEHEAVNGYREFEIASRYNPVAKVPSLVLDDGEVLIDSTAILDYLNELTPSTPLIPAGSRARRTTLKLAAIGYGVYEQAASLSFRGREVPETEARRWKAQILGGLRALDEAARDGGPLRATPMDAAAITAIVAVEYLARTNPDLDALPAIPALAALAAEYRDAPPFALTRATA, encoded by the coding sequence ATGAAGCTGATTGGCACCTATCTGTCGCCCTATGCGAGGCGGGTCGCAGCGGCCCTGATCTCTCGCGGTATGCCTTTCGAGCATGAGGCCGTGAACGGCTACCGAGAGTTCGAGATCGCCAGCCGGTATAATCCCGTGGCGAAGGTACCTTCGCTCGTGCTCGACGATGGCGAGGTCCTGATCGACAGCACGGCCATCCTCGACTACCTCAATGAACTGACGCCTTCGACGCCGCTGATTCCAGCCGGGTCGAGAGCGCGCCGGACGACGCTCAAGCTCGCGGCCATTGGTTACGGCGTCTATGAACAGGCCGCCAGCCTCTCGTTCCGCGGACGCGAGGTACCTGAGACCGAGGCCAGGCGCTGGAAGGCGCAGATCCTCGGAGGCTTGCGCGCGCTCGACGAGGCCGCGCGCGACGGCGGACCGCTCAGGGCGACGCCAATGGACGCGGCAGCGATCACCGCCATCGTAGCGGTGGAATACCTCGCGCGGACGAATCCGGATTTGGACGCCCTTCCCGCAATCCCCGCCCTGGCCGCGCTTGCGGCCGAGTATCGCGACGCACCGCCCTTCGCGCTGACAAGGGCAACGGCTTGA
- a CDS encoding TetR/AcrR family transcriptional regulator translates to MPKPNHKEALLDAGLAAFHRRGYHATGVQEIVSSAGVPKGSFYSHFESKDALGLAALARYWEDRAKARAMLRDASLPGLERIDRYFAALGYSEDGCLIGNFTAELAQLDAFRQDLSRLWRQWTDALSECLADGQRDGSVRTDLPVTELARTVLALWEGAVLSAKVERGPKPLNTARRTLRRLLAP, encoded by the coding sequence ATGCCGAAACCTAATCATAAGGAAGCACTCCTCGACGCGGGCCTCGCGGCGTTTCATCGCCGCGGCTATCACGCGACCGGTGTTCAGGAGATCGTCTCGTCGGCTGGTGTGCCGAAGGGTTCCTTCTACAGCCATTTCGAAAGCAAGGACGCCCTCGGCCTGGCAGCGCTCGCGCGCTACTGGGAGGACCGCGCCAAGGCGCGTGCCATGCTGCGGGACGCGAGCCTTCCCGGGCTAGAACGGATTGACCGATACTTCGCGGCGCTCGGCTATAGCGAAGACGGCTGCCTGATCGGCAACTTCACGGCCGAACTCGCGCAACTCGACGCCTTCCGCCAAGATTTGTCGCGCCTGTGGCGTCAGTGGACGGATGCGCTCTCCGAGTGCCTGGCGGATGGGCAGCGCGACGGCAGCGTGCGAACCGACCTGCCTGTCACCGAGCTCGCGCGCACGGTTCTGGCACTTTGGGAAGGCGCTGTGCTTTCAGCAAAGGTCGAGCGCGGCCCCAAG